In Erythrobacter litoralis HTCC2594, a single genomic region encodes these proteins:
- a CDS encoding usg protein, with amino-acid sequence MTDRALLVQLEGYGLTTAEICYFMPDHPSLLQIYAWQEYDAAPDFPVLFDFLAHWRREIEAEIRSVRIAHEKMIRPASWRSADGVISWD; translated from the coding sequence ATGACCGACCGCGCTTTGCTGGTTCAGCTGGAAGGGTACGGGCTGACAACGGCTGAGATCTGCTATTTCATGCCGGATCACCCTTCGCTCCTGCAGATCTATGCTTGGCAGGAATACGATGCAGCACCGGATTTCCCGGTGCTGTTCGATTTCCTCGCGCATTGGCGGCGAGAGATCGAGGCGGAGATCAGGTCAGTCCGTATCGCACACGAAAAGATGATCCGGCCAGCGAGCTGGCGTTCGGCGGATGGCGTGATCTCGTGGGACTAG
- the groES gene encoding co-chaperone GroES yields the protein MHFRPLHDRVLVRRIEAEEKTTGGIIIPDTAKEKPMEGEVVAVGPGARDDAGKLVELAVKAGDRILFGKWSGTEVRIDGEDLLIMKESDILGIIETTAELKKAA from the coding sequence ATGCATTTTCGACCTTTGCACGATCGCGTGCTGGTTCGCCGTATCGAGGCCGAAGAAAAGACGACCGGCGGCATTATCATCCCTGACACCGCCAAGGAAAAGCCGATGGAAGGCGAAGTCGTCGCCGTCGGCCCGGGTGCGCGTGACGATGCCGGGAAGCTGGTGGAACTCGCCGTCAAGGCGGGCGACCGCATCCTCTTCGGCAAGTGGTCCGGCACCGAAGTGCGGATCGATGGCGAGGACCTGCTCATCATGAAGGAGAGCGACATCCTCGGCATCATCGAAACCACCGCTGAGCTCAAGAAGGCGGCGTAA
- a CDS encoding histidine kinase dimerization/phosphoacceptor domain -containing protein, with protein sequence MDTEREKDFDELVEIAADICEVPVSVVNFIDAGRQWFKAEVGLGVRSTPIETSLCGHVILQGDFVEIPDTLQDERMADNPLCTSDPGFRFYAGAVLKGANGLPLGTLCVLDHKPRTLTDRQRKVLQVLSKHVMSELNLRLSLEEERVLRREVDHRVKNSLASIGAMLSMKARRTSNETLKMELDDASTRIRSLSSLHAELHELEAGGRVDLESLFDRVQTDLRYLIPDKATLSIEVQSIEASPQLANALLLIVNEFVSNSVKHGLKDGEGNIQVLIEGDDHSWAIVCRDDGAATALDAERAMAKAGLGTRVIHSLAKTLSADAVWTATGNGMKLSVSSKNTEIH encoded by the coding sequence TTGGACACCGAACGCGAGAAGGATTTCGATGAACTGGTCGAAATCGCTGCGGATATATGCGAGGTGCCTGTTTCGGTCGTGAACTTCATCGACGCCGGGCGGCAGTGGTTTAAAGCCGAAGTCGGCCTCGGCGTACGATCTACTCCAATCGAGACTAGTCTATGCGGCCACGTCATCCTTCAAGGTGACTTCGTGGAGATCCCCGATACACTTCAAGATGAACGGATGGCAGACAACCCCTTGTGTACGTCTGACCCGGGGTTCCGCTTTTACGCAGGAGCGGTTCTCAAAGGGGCGAATGGCCTTCCTCTGGGAACCCTCTGCGTTCTTGATCACAAGCCGCGAACTCTGACGGATCGACAGCGGAAGGTCCTTCAAGTGTTATCGAAGCATGTAATGAGCGAACTCAACCTTCGGCTCTCTTTGGAAGAGGAAAGAGTGCTTCGAAGAGAGGTGGATCATCGAGTGAAGAACTCATTGGCCTCAATCGGTGCAATGCTCTCGATGAAGGCCCGCAGAACTTCCAATGAGACGTTGAAGATGGAGTTGGACGACGCGAGCACGCGTATTCGATCTCTGTCTTCGCTTCACGCTGAATTGCACGAGTTGGAAGCCGGAGGTCGTGTCGACTTGGAGTCCCTATTTGATCGAGTCCAAACCGACTTGCGATACCTCATTCCGGACAAAGCTACCCTATCGATTGAGGTTCAATCTATCGAAGCTTCGCCGCAATTGGCAAATGCCTTGCTGCTGATTGTCAATGAGTTTGTATCAAATAGCGTCAAGCACGGCCTCAAAGATGGCGAAGGAAACATCCAGGTGCTCATTGAGGGCGATGACCATTCTTGGGCAATTGTCTGCCGCGACGACGGGGCTGCCACAGCACTGGATGCCGAGCGTGCCATGGCGAAAGCCGGATTGGGCACCAGAGTCATCCACTCACTCGCGAAAACTCTAAGTGCTGATGCTGTGTGGACCGCGACAGGCAATGGGATGAAGTTGAGCGTATCGTCGAAGAACACTGAAATACATTGA
- a CDS encoding HWE histidine kinase domain-containing protein — protein sequence MNRIDPSIVAQTPTIGNALSILAGTSNVVGEAYFPVMVEGLAKALDVRWAFVCRFDPANPHEATTIAFWDHGPADNFVYGLRNTPCADVAAQGVCCYADDITRLYPFDEMLVEIGAKSYAGTALRSLDGRVLGLVAVMDEKPFPEPQTVTEVVELFSARAAAELERLATTSLNERLGKIVEASVSEAYVFGNRTFQFELVNRGARENLGFTMEELRDLAPWDLKPEYTEDEFRSYVKPLLNGEVEILQFTTVHMRKDGSTYPVSVQLQYFPDEGEVFFASITDETERRAREEREKLILNEMNHRAKNVLAVVQVLARQTAKRNPEDYVSQLEARIAGLSASHNVLVQNSWKDVPFDELIRSQLGHFEHMIGDRITVSGPPTRIKATAAQGFGLALHELATNAAKYGALSTESGSVAIAWREIDQGDERNLELTWIESGGPEVVAPESSGFGSFMIEKSLTSQFGCKVNLDYDPKGFRCEFFAPAERVLSG from the coding sequence TTGAATCGTATCGATCCCAGCATTGTCGCGCAGACGCCCACGATCGGAAATGCTCTTTCGATCCTGGCAGGTACATCAAACGTGGTCGGAGAGGCATACTTCCCCGTAATGGTCGAAGGATTAGCGAAAGCCCTCGATGTCAGGTGGGCTTTTGTTTGTCGGTTTGACCCCGCAAATCCACATGAAGCCACTACCATAGCCTTTTGGGACCACGGTCCCGCCGACAATTTCGTATACGGCCTACGCAACACACCATGTGCTGATGTCGCCGCACAAGGTGTATGTTGCTATGCAGACGATATTACGAGACTCTACCCATTTGACGAAATGCTCGTCGAAATTGGCGCAAAAAGTTACGCAGGCACTGCCCTAAGATCTCTTGATGGACGCGTTTTGGGTTTGGTTGCCGTAATGGACGAAAAGCCATTCCCGGAACCACAAACAGTAACGGAAGTCGTCGAGCTTTTTTCTGCTAGGGCAGCAGCTGAACTCGAACGCCTCGCCACAACATCATTGAATGAGCGGCTGGGCAAGATTGTCGAAGCGTCCGTTAGCGAGGCTTACGTCTTCGGCAATCGAACATTCCAGTTCGAGCTTGTGAACCGGGGTGCTCGGGAAAATCTGGGTTTCACGATGGAGGAACTTCGCGATCTTGCGCCATGGGACCTCAAGCCCGAATATACGGAGGATGAGTTTCGCTCGTACGTTAAACCACTGCTCAACGGTGAGGTCGAAATTCTCCAGTTTACGACGGTTCACATGAGGAAAGACGGATCGACTTATCCCGTATCCGTACAACTCCAATATTTCCCCGATGAAGGCGAGGTGTTCTTCGCTTCTATAACCGATGAGACCGAACGGCGCGCGAGGGAAGAGCGAGAAAAGCTAATCCTGAACGAGATGAACCATCGCGCGAAAAACGTGCTCGCGGTCGTTCAAGTTCTCGCTCGACAAACTGCGAAGCGGAATCCTGAGGACTATGTATCCCAACTTGAGGCCAGAATTGCGGGATTGTCGGCAAGCCACAACGTGCTCGTGCAAAACTCTTGGAAGGACGTGCCATTCGATGAGCTGATCCGCTCTCAGTTGGGACATTTCGAGCACATGATTGGAGATCGGATTACGGTTTCGGGTCCACCCACGAGGATAAAGGCGACAGCTGCGCAGGGTTTCGGACTGGCGCTACATGAACTTGCGACGAATGCCGCAAAGTATGGCGCACTTTCGACTGAGAGTGGGAGTGTCGCGATCGCTTGGCGCGAAATCGATCAAGGCGATGAGCGAAATCTAGAGCTGACTTGGATCGAATCTGGAGGGCCAGAAGTAGTTGCTCCCGAGAGCTCAGGCTTCGGATCGTTCATGATCGAAAAGAGCTTGACTTCCCAGTTCGGCTGCAAGGTTAATTTGGATTACGACCCCAAAGGTTTCCGGTGTGAGTTCTTCGCCCCCGCCGAGCGGGTGCTTTCTGGGTGA
- a CDS encoding Hsp20 family protein — MRTAFDLTPYRRSTVGFDRLFDALENSFRAETQDSYPPFDIVRTGEDSYRITLAVAGFRPDEIDVTAQQNQLVISAQKEEKDEDDVEFVHRGIAARAFERRFQLADYVEVRDADYEHGMLTISLQRIVPESLKPRKIAIGSREHVNDDTPQLTGDKAA; from the coding sequence ATGAGAACTGCATTTGATTTGACCCCCTATCGTCGCTCGACGGTCGGATTCGACCGGCTCTTCGATGCGCTCGAGAACAGCTTCCGCGCTGAGACGCAGGATAGCTACCCGCCCTTCGATATCGTCCGCACCGGCGAGGACAGCTACCGGATCACTCTAGCGGTTGCCGGCTTCCGCCCGGACGAAATTGACGTCACTGCACAGCAGAACCAGCTCGTCATCTCTGCTCAGAAGGAGGAGAAGGACGAAGACGATGTCGAATTCGTTCACCGCGGGATCGCTGCCCGCGCGTTCGAGCGCCGGTTCCAGCTGGCCGACTATGTCGAAGTGCGCGATGCGGACTATGAGCACGGCATGCTGACGATATCGCTCCAGCGAATCGTTCCGGAATCGCTCAAGCCGCGCAAGATCGCCATCGGCAGCCGCGAGCATGTCAATGACGACACGCCGCAGCTGACCGGAGACAAGGCGGCTTAA
- a CDS encoding single-stranded DNA-binding protein — MTNIAIITGRLARDPEARTTQGGTSVTGITVVTDRPLRDKDGQTYKDKNGYTAKESEFHRVTCFNGLAKTVGQYCSKGQLVSVQGRIHYTQWEDKDGVTRYGTEILADKIDFLSRGSGSSDDNDNTDAPEID; from the coding sequence ATGACCAATATCGCCATCATCACCGGCCGCCTCGCCCGCGATCCGGAAGCCCGTACGACCCAGGGCGGCACCAGTGTTACCGGGATCACCGTCGTCACCGATCGCCCGCTGCGCGACAAGGACGGTCAGACCTACAAGGACAAGAACGGCTACACCGCCAAGGAAAGCGAGTTCCACCGGGTGACCTGCTTCAACGGCCTCGCTAAGACCGTCGGCCAGTACTGCTCCAAGGGCCAGCTGGTCAGCGTCCAGGGCCGCATCCACTACACCCAGTGGGAGGATAAGGACGGGGTCACGCGCTACGGTACCGAGATCCTCGCCGACAAGATCGACTTTCTCTCCCGCGGCAGTGGTTCGAGCGACGACAACGACAATACCGACGCTCCCGAGATCGACTGA
- a CDS encoding Ku protein — protein MAARAYWQGQIRLALVSIPVEIYSASKSGAKISFNQIHEPSGKRISYEKVVPGIGPVDRDEIIKGYEISKGEYVLLEDEEIEAVKIESRKTLELVQFVESCEIDPLYFEKPYYVVPKDDLAEEAFIVLREALRKAKKVALGQLSVRGSEKLVALKPCGKGLLLETLRYADEVRKGQTFFDEIDEAKPKKELLDLATTLIEDKSAPFDASEFEDRYVDALKKLIDKKAKSKSNKAVIENVDAPEGSEGGNVIDLMAALKKSVGEKPAAKKSGSTRKKSA, from the coding sequence ATGGCAGCGCGCGCATATTGGCAGGGGCAGATCAGGCTAGCCCTCGTCTCCATCCCGGTGGAAATCTACTCCGCGTCCAAGTCCGGCGCGAAGATCAGCTTCAACCAGATTCACGAACCCAGCGGCAAACGCATTTCCTATGAGAAGGTCGTGCCCGGCATCGGCCCGGTGGACCGGGACGAGATCATCAAGGGCTACGAGATCTCCAAGGGCGAATACGTCCTGCTGGAAGACGAGGAGATCGAGGCGGTAAAGATCGAGAGCCGCAAGACGCTGGAGCTCGTCCAGTTCGTTGAATCCTGCGAGATCGACCCGCTCTATTTCGAGAAACCCTATTACGTCGTGCCGAAGGATGACCTGGCGGAAGAAGCTTTCATTGTGCTGCGCGAGGCCTTGCGCAAAGCAAAAAAGGTGGCGCTGGGACAATTATCGGTGCGCGGATCGGAGAAACTCGTGGCTCTGAAGCCCTGCGGCAAGGGCCTGCTGCTGGAAACGCTCCGCTACGCGGACGAAGTGCGCAAGGGGCAGACCTTTTTCGACGAGATCGACGAGGCCAAGCCGAAGAAGGAACTGCTCGACCTCGCCACAACCCTGATCGAGGACAAGAGCGCGCCCTTCGACGCCAGCGAGTTCGAGGACCGCTATGTCGATGCGCTGAAGAAGCTGATCGACAAGAAGGCCAAGTCGAAGAGCAATAAGGCGGTTATCGAGAATGTCGACGCGCCCGAAGGCAGCGAGGGTGGCAATGTGATCGACCTGATGGCCGCGTTGAAGAAGTCGGTGGGTGAAAAGCCCGCGGCGAAGAAATCGGGGTCCACGCGCAAGAAGAGCGCGTGA
- a CDS encoding DUF465 domain-containing protein → MTDRYLDYLSREHARLENEIQLESKRPRPNEVLIARLKKLKLALKDQMRSWASDHASSDRLTA, encoded by the coding sequence ATGACCGACAGGTATCTGGACTATCTTTCACGCGAACATGCGCGGCTCGAGAACGAAATCCAGCTGGAAAGCAAACGGCCCCGGCCTAACGAAGTTCTGATTGCCCGCCTGAAGAAGCTCAAGCTGGCGCTCAAGGACCAGATGCGAAGCTGGGCTTCCGATCACGCGAGCAGCGATCGGCTGACCGCGTAA
- a CDS encoding Hsp20/alpha crystallin family protein, with protein MAIRDLIPWKSQGQDIAPRQEERVDHPVMSLHRDINRLFDDMFRGFSMPSLPSIGRSIGWPRVELSENAKEVRVTAELPGMEEKDIEISLDDHELVIRGEKKSDTNDEERGYSERRYGRFERRIGLPSQIDEEKVEAAFRNGVLTITVPRTAEATKGRKTFPINAG; from the coding sequence ATGGCTATTCGCGATCTCATTCCCTGGAAAAGCCAGGGCCAAGACATCGCTCCCCGGCAGGAGGAGCGGGTCGATCATCCGGTGATGTCGCTTCATCGGGATATCAATCGCCTGTTCGACGACATGTTTCGCGGCTTTTCCATGCCCTCGCTGCCGTCCATCGGGCGCAGCATTGGCTGGCCGCGGGTCGAATTGTCGGAAAACGCCAAGGAAGTCCGGGTCACAGCCGAGTTGCCGGGCATGGAGGAAAAGGACATCGAGATCAGCCTGGACGATCACGAGCTGGTGATCCGGGGCGAAAAGAAGTCCGATACAAACGACGAGGAACGCGGCTATTCCGAACGCCGCTATGGCCGCTTCGAGCGGCGCATCGGCCTGCCTTCGCAGATCGACGAGGAGAAGGTCGAGGCGGCCTTCCGTAATGGTGTTCTGACCATTACGGTTCCGCGTACCGCAGAAGCGACAAAGGGACGCAAGACGTTCCCGATAAACGCCGGTTAA
- a CDS encoding tyrosine-type recombinase/integrase: protein MTYSHFDPAAQNRVPWNFGAKIGPKRPFNQKQIWAIRFFLDREERIRDRALFDLAIDSKLRGCDLVELKIGDLVSGPEIRTRATITQRKTGRPVQFEIAADARASLFAWLELRGGDVEDYVFPSRVDHSRHLSTRQYARLVDEWVTAIGLRPEEYGTHSLRRTKASIIYKATGNIRAIQILLGHSKIENTVRYLGVDIEDALTLAEKTEI from the coding sequence ATGACTTACTCACACTTTGACCCTGCTGCCCAAAATCGAGTGCCTTGGAACTTCGGAGCGAAGATTGGGCCCAAGCGCCCGTTCAATCAGAAGCAGATCTGGGCGATCAGGTTCTTCCTTGATCGCGAAGAGCGCATCAGGGACCGGGCGCTCTTCGATTTGGCGATTGATAGCAAGCTGCGAGGCTGTGATCTTGTCGAACTGAAGATCGGCGATCTGGTAAGCGGTCCAGAAATAAGGACACGGGCGACAATCACACAGCGCAAGACAGGCCGCCCTGTTCAGTTTGAGATTGCGGCAGACGCTCGCGCCAGCCTTTTCGCCTGGCTGGAGCTCAGAGGTGGTGACGTCGAGGACTATGTCTTCCCTAGCCGTGTCGATCACTCGCGGCATCTCAGCACACGACAATACGCTCGGCTAGTCGATGAGTGGGTTACGGCTATCGGCTTGCGACCCGAAGAATACGGCACTCACTCACTGCGCCGAACAAAGGCTTCGATAATCTACAAAGCCACAGGCAACATCCGGGCAATCCAGATATTGCTCGGTCACTCCAAGATCGAAAACACAGTCCGATACCTAGGCGTCGACATAGAAGACGCTCTTACCCTTGCTGAGAAGACTGAAATCTGA
- a CDS encoding S1C family serine protease: MNGLLLAATVSLIFIQSAPVAEPRMVTPRGDLAADERANIDLFRNARESVVFISTRQRVADFWTRNVYSVPRGSGSGLVWDEAGHILTNYHVIEGASEAQIQLADGRQFSATLVGTSPQHDLAVLKIGGAGFTAPARVPIGTSNDLQVGQNVFAIGNPFGLDWTLTKGIVSALDRSLPNENGPDIRNLIQTDAAINPGNSGGPLLDSAGRLIGINTAIYSPSGASAGIGFAVPVDTVMRVVPQLISEGRYTRPSLGLESDDDINDRLKRASGIEGVFVLRVDPGSSADRAGLVAAQRTRRGVAPGDIVTALNGKPVSRVGDLLARLDDFRVGQSVVLTLMRGGAERTVRLELEPGS, translated from the coding sequence ATGAATGGGCTCCTCTTAGCTGCAACAGTGTCGTTAATCTTCATCCAGTCGGCTCCAGTGGCCGAGCCACGGATGGTCACTCCGCGTGGAGACCTAGCTGCAGACGAACGCGCCAATATTGACCTGTTCCGCAATGCCCGAGAGTCCGTCGTCTTCATATCGACACGGCAGCGAGTTGCCGATTTCTGGACACGTAATGTCTACAGCGTCCCGCGCGGGTCGGGTTCGGGCCTCGTATGGGATGAGGCTGGCCATATCCTCACCAATTATCATGTCATCGAGGGTGCATCAGAAGCGCAAATACAGCTTGCTGACGGTCGCCAGTTTTCCGCCACACTGGTGGGTACGAGCCCACAGCACGACCTTGCTGTTTTGAAGATCGGCGGTGCAGGTTTCACAGCGCCCGCTCGGGTCCCCATAGGCACGAGCAATGATCTGCAAGTCGGGCAGAATGTCTTCGCGATTGGAAACCCGTTCGGCCTAGACTGGACCCTGACTAAAGGGATCGTCTCGGCACTGGATCGCTCGCTGCCTAACGAGAACGGCCCCGACATTCGCAACCTGATCCAGACCGATGCGGCCATCAACCCAGGCAATTCGGGCGGTCCGCTGCTAGATTCAGCGGGCAGACTGATCGGGATCAATACCGCAATCTACAGTCCCTCTGGGGCATCGGCAGGCATCGGTTTTGCCGTACCGGTCGACACGGTCATGCGGGTTGTGCCGCAACTGATTTCTGAGGGGCGCTATACGCGGCCCAGCCTTGGCCTTGAAAGCGATGACGATATCAACGACCGGCTCAAGCGCGCTTCGGGGATCGAAGGGGTTTTTGTCCTGCGGGTCGATCCCGGGTCATCAGCGGATCGCGCCGGTCTGGTTGCTGCCCAGCGCACGAGGCGCGGCGTCGCTCCAGGGGACATCGTTACCGCTTTGAACGGCAAACCCGTTTCGAGAGTCGGCGATCTGCTCGCTCGGCTTGACGACTTTCGGGTCGGGCAAAGCGTCGTACTCACGCTGATGCGGGGCGGCGCAGAGCGAACGGTAAGGCTCGAACTCGAGCCGGGAAGCTGA
- the groL gene encoding chaperonin GroEL (60 kDa chaperone family; promotes refolding of misfolded polypeptides especially under stressful conditions; forms two stacked rings of heptamers to form a barrel-shaped 14mer; ends can be capped by GroES; misfolded proteins enter the barrel where they are refolded when GroES binds), which produces MAAKEVKFASDARDRMLRGVDTLANAVKVTLGPKGRNVVIEKSFGAPRITKDGVTVAKEIELKDKFENMGAQMLREVASKQNDKAGDGTTTATVLAQAIVREGAKAVAAGMNPIDLKRGIDLAVGTVVKDLESHAKKVSANSEIAQVATISANGDETVGRFLAEAMDKVGNEGVITVEEAKSLETELETVEGMQFDRGYLSPYFVTNTEKLKVELEDPYILIHEKKLSNLQALIPLLEQVVQSGKPLLIIAEDVEGEALATLVVNKLRGGLKVAAVKAPGFGDRRKAMLEDVAILTAGNVVSEELGTKLENVTIGMLGRAKKVIIDKDNTTIVDGAGNKADIDARVSQIRAQIETTTSDYDREKLQERVAKLAGGVAVIRVGGATEVEVKERKDRVDDALHATRAAVEEGILPGGGIALLRALKSLDGLKAANDDQQSGIDIVRRALRAPARQIAENAGEDGAYIVGKLLEGDDYNHGFNAATGEYEDLVKSGVIDPAKVVRTALQDAASVASLLITTEALVAELPKEDTPAPMPAMDF; this is translated from the coding sequence ATGGCTGCGAAAGAAGTAAAATTTGCGTCGGATGCGCGTGATCGCATGCTCCGCGGCGTGGATACGCTTGCGAATGCGGTCAAGGTAACTCTCGGCCCCAAGGGCCGCAATGTGGTGATCGAGAAGAGCTTCGGCGCGCCGCGCATCACCAAGGACGGCGTGACTGTCGCCAAGGAAATCGAACTCAAGGACAAGTTCGAAAACATGGGCGCACAGATGCTACGCGAAGTCGCCAGCAAGCAGAACGACAAGGCGGGCGATGGCACCACGACTGCCACCGTTCTCGCGCAGGCCATCGTCCGCGAAGGTGCCAAGGCCGTTGCTGCCGGCATGAACCCGATAGACCTCAAGCGCGGCATCGACCTTGCCGTCGGCACCGTAGTCAAGGACCTCGAAAGCCATGCCAAGAAGGTGTCCGCCAACAGCGAAATCGCACAGGTCGCGACCATTTCCGCCAATGGCGACGAAACCGTCGGTCGCTTCCTTGCCGAAGCCATGGACAAAGTCGGCAATGAAGGCGTGATCACGGTCGAGGAAGCCAAGAGCCTCGAAACCGAGCTCGAAACGGTCGAGGGCATGCAGTTCGATCGCGGCTATCTCTCGCCCTACTTCGTGACCAACACCGAAAAGCTGAAGGTGGAACTCGAGGATCCCTACATCCTCATCCATGAGAAGAAGCTGTCGAACCTGCAAGCGCTGATCCCGCTGCTCGAACAGGTCGTGCAGTCTGGCAAGCCGTTGCTGATCATCGCGGAGGATGTCGAGGGCGAAGCCCTGGCAACCCTGGTGGTGAACAAGCTTCGTGGCGGCCTCAAGGTCGCGGCGGTCAAGGCACCCGGCTTCGGCGATCGCCGCAAGGCCATGCTGGAGGATGTTGCTATCCTCACCGCCGGCAATGTGGTCAGCGAGGAACTTGGCACCAAGCTGGAAAATGTCACGATCGGCATGCTCGGCCGGGCCAAGAAGGTCATTATCGACAAGGACAACACGACAATCGTCGATGGTGCCGGCAACAAGGCGGACATCGACGCCCGGGTCAGCCAGATCCGCGCCCAGATCGAGACCACGACCAGCGACTACGACCGTGAAAAACTTCAGGAACGCGTGGCCAAGCTGGCTGGCGGGGTGGCCGTCATCCGCGTCGGCGGGGCCACCGAAGTCGAGGTCAAGGAGCGCAAGGACCGGGTCGACGACGCGCTGCATGCAACTCGTGCGGCTGTCGAAGAGGGCATCCTTCCGGGCGGCGGTATAGCCCTGCTCCGGGCGCTCAAGTCGCTCGATGGCCTCAAGGCCGCCAATGACGACCAGCAGTCTGGCATCGACATCGTGCGCCGCGCCCTGCGCGCTCCGGCTCGCCAAATAGCCGAGAACGCGGGTGAGGACGGTGCCTATATCGTCGGCAAGCTGCTTGAAGGCGACGACTACAACCACGGCTTCAACGCCGCGACCGGCGAATATGAAGACCTGGTGAAGTCGGGTGTCATCGATCCGGCGAAGGTGGTGCGCACTGCGCTGCAGGACGCGGCTTCGGTTGCCTCGCTGCTGATCACCACCGAGGCGCTGGTGGCCGAACTGCCCAAGGAAGACACGCCCGCACCGATGCCGGCGATGGACTTCTAA